A portion of the Suricata suricatta isolate VVHF042 chromosome 11, meerkat_22Aug2017_6uvM2_HiC, whole genome shotgun sequence genome contains these proteins:
- the MS4A1 gene encoding B-lymphocyte antigen CD20 isoform X1 has product MATPRNSMSGTLPEDVMKGPTAMHPVQKIIPKKMTSVVGPTQSFFMRESKPLGAVQIMNGLFHMALGGLLMIHMEVYAPICMTVWYPLWGGIMYIISGSLLVAAEKNPTKSLVKGKMIMNSLGLFAAISGLIFLIMDIFNIAISHFFKMENLNLIKAPKPYIDIHTCEPDSKPSEKNSLSIKYCDSIRSVFLSIFAVMVIFTLFQKLVTAGIVENEWKKLCSRPKSDVVVLIAAEEKKEQPVEITEETVELTEIPPQPKNEEGIEIIPVQEEEEEREMNFPEPPQDQESLPIENDSIP; this is encoded by the exons ATGGCGACACCCAGAAATTCAATGAGTGGAACTCTTCCTGAAGATGTTATGAAAGGCCCAACTGCCATGCATCCTGTTCAAAAAATAATTCCCAAAAAGATGACTTCAGTGGTGGGCCCTACACAAAGCTTCTTCATGAGGGAATCTAAGCCACTGGGG GCTGTCCAGATTATGAATGGGCTCTTCCACATGGCCCTAGGTGGCCTCCTGATGATCCACATGGAGGTCTATGCACCCATCTGTATGACTGTGTGGTACCCTCTCTGGGGAGGTATTATG TATATCATTTCTGGATCACTCCTGGTAGCAGCGGAGAAAAACCCCACGAAAAGTTTG GTCAAAGGGAAAATGATAATGAACTCGCTGGGCCTCTTTGCTGCTATTTCTGGATTAATTTTTTTGATCATGGACATATTTAATATTGcaatttcccatttttttaaaatggagaatctGAATCTTATTAAAGCTCCCAAGCCATATATTGACATACACACCTGTGAACCAGACAGTAAGCCCTCCGAGAAAAACTCTCTGTCAATAAAATATTGTGACAGCATACGATCTGTTTTCTTG AGCATTTTTGCTGTGATGGTGATCTTTACCTTATTCCAGAAGCTTGTGACAGCTGGCATTGTtgagaatgaatggaaaaaacTGTGCTCCAGACCTAAATCT GATGTAGTTGTCCTGATAGCtgctgaagaaaaaaaggaacagccAGTTGAAATAACAGAAGAAACAGTTGAGCTGACTGAAATACCTCCCCAACCAAAGAATGAAGAAGGCATTGAAATTATTCCAGTccaagaagaagaggaggaaagggaaatgaactTTCCAGAACCTCCACAAGATCAGGAATCTTTGCCAATAGAAAACGATAGCATTCCTTAA
- the MS4A1 gene encoding B-lymphocyte antigen CD20 isoform X2, which produces MATPRNSMSGTLPEDVMKGPTAMHPVQKIIPKKMTSVVGPTQSFFMRESKPLGAVQIMNGLFHMALGGLLMIHMEVYAPICMTVWYPLWGGIMVKGKMIMNSLGLFAAISGLIFLIMDIFNIAISHFFKMENLNLIKAPKPYIDIHTCEPDSKPSEKNSLSIKYCDSIRSVFLSIFAVMVIFTLFQKLVTAGIVENEWKKLCSRPKSDVVVLIAAEEKKEQPVEITEETVELTEIPPQPKNEEGIEIIPVQEEEEEREMNFPEPPQDQESLPIENDSIP; this is translated from the exons ATGGCGACACCCAGAAATTCAATGAGTGGAACTCTTCCTGAAGATGTTATGAAAGGCCCAACTGCCATGCATCCTGTTCAAAAAATAATTCCCAAAAAGATGACTTCAGTGGTGGGCCCTACACAAAGCTTCTTCATGAGGGAATCTAAGCCACTGGGG GCTGTCCAGATTATGAATGGGCTCTTCCACATGGCCCTAGGTGGCCTCCTGATGATCCACATGGAGGTCTATGCACCCATCTGTATGACTGTGTGGTACCCTCTCTGGGGAGGTATTATG GTCAAAGGGAAAATGATAATGAACTCGCTGGGCCTCTTTGCTGCTATTTCTGGATTAATTTTTTTGATCATGGACATATTTAATATTGcaatttcccatttttttaaaatggagaatctGAATCTTATTAAAGCTCCCAAGCCATATATTGACATACACACCTGTGAACCAGACAGTAAGCCCTCCGAGAAAAACTCTCTGTCAATAAAATATTGTGACAGCATACGATCTGTTTTCTTG AGCATTTTTGCTGTGATGGTGATCTTTACCTTATTCCAGAAGCTTGTGACAGCTGGCATTGTtgagaatgaatggaaaaaacTGTGCTCCAGACCTAAATCT GATGTAGTTGTCCTGATAGCtgctgaagaaaaaaaggaacagccAGTTGAAATAACAGAAGAAACAGTTGAGCTGACTGAAATACCTCCCCAACCAAAGAATGAAGAAGGCATTGAAATTATTCCAGTccaagaagaagaggaggaaagggaaatgaactTTCCAGAACCTCCACAAGATCAGGAATCTTTGCCAATAGAAAACGATAGCATTCCTTAA